Proteins encoded within one genomic window of Raineyella fluvialis:
- a CDS encoding PIG-L family deacetylase: MTDATTGRRLMLVHAHPDDETLGNGATMAKYVAEGRR; encoded by the coding sequence GTGACTGATGCGACAACCGGGCGCCGACTGATGCTGGTGCACGCCCATCCTGACGACGAGACGCTGGGCAACGGCGCCACCATGGCGAAGTACGTGGCGGAGGGGCGGCGGTGA
- the mshB gene encoding N-acetyl-1-D-myo-inositol-2-amino-2-deoxy-alpha-D-glucopyranoside deacetylase → MTLVTCTLGEVGEIVVDDLAHLADDGPNALGQHRLGELAAAMAALGVTDFVRLGGDHRFRDSGMEWAPDGTATVADTTDEASFHAADLLVAADDLVPLIRDRRPHVLVTYDQFGGYGHPDHVKAHRVATYAASLAAVPSYRPELGEPWQVPRVLWMTMSHSQVARGMAALQDRGLAEVLDGIPTDPSSPMLSGDDEIAVAVDARAYAPAKVDALRAHRSQIKTDEGFMTLPEDIALEFWGWEYYRFAGGQPLPGGGWADDIFAGLA, encoded by the coding sequence GTGACTCTGGTCACCTGCACCCTCGGGGAGGTGGGCGAGATCGTCGTCGACGATCTCGCCCACCTGGCCGATGACGGGCCGAACGCCCTGGGGCAGCACCGGCTCGGCGAGCTGGCCGCGGCGATGGCCGCTCTGGGCGTGACCGACTTCGTCCGGCTCGGCGGTGACCATCGGTTCCGCGACTCCGGCATGGAGTGGGCCCCGGACGGTACGGCCACCGTGGCGGACACCACGGACGAGGCCTCGTTCCATGCCGCCGACCTGCTGGTCGCGGCCGACGACCTGGTCCCGCTGATCCGCGATCGGCGTCCGCACGTCCTGGTCACATACGACCAGTTCGGCGGGTACGGCCACCCGGACCACGTCAAGGCCCACCGGGTCGCCACCTATGCCGCCTCGCTGGCCGCCGTCCCGAGCTATCGTCCCGAGCTGGGGGAGCCCTGGCAGGTGCCCCGGGTGCTCTGGATGACGATGAGCCACTCGCAGGTCGCTCGAGGCATGGCCGCCCTGCAGGACCGCGGGCTCGCCGAGGTGCTCGACGGCATCCCGACCGACCCGTCCTCGCCGATGCTCAGTGGGGACGACGAGATCGCCGTCGCCGTCGATGCCCGTGCCTACGCGCCCGCCAAAGTCGACGCCCTGCGAGCCCATCGGAGCCAGATCAAGACCGACGAGGGGTTCATGACCCTGCCTGAGGACATCGCCCTCGAGTTCTGGGGGTGGGAGTACTACCGCTTCGCCGGGGGCCAACCGTTGCCGGGCGGGGGCTGGGCGGACGACATCTTCGCCGGTCTCGCCTGA